The Elaeis guineensis isolate ETL-2024a chromosome 14, EG11, whole genome shotgun sequence genome has a segment encoding these proteins:
- the LOC105057327 gene encoding 3'-5' exonuclease — protein MSTSIRPVEGNRYIVTFNGTDDIMTTVTSSGDDVEAWIDEILRVHHRRLSRLIVGFDVEWRPSYSRVQNPVAVLQLCVGRRCLVFLILHADYVPDALIDFLANERYKFVGVGIDADVDRLSDYHFISVENTTDLRVLAAAIMNRPELNQKGLAGLAGDVLGVQVRKPREVTMSRWDQRYLTLDQIKYAAVDAFLSFEIGRRLVDFDF, from the coding sequence CGAAGGCAACCGCTACATCGTCACCTTCAACGGCACCGACGATATCATGACGACGGTGACGTCCTCCGGCGACGACGTGGAGGCGTGGATCGACGAGATCCTCCGCGTCCACCACCGCCGCCTCTCCCGCCTCATCGTCGGCTTCGACGTCGAGTGGCGCCCCAGCTACTCCAGGGTCCAGAACCCCGTCGCCGTCCTCCAGCTCTGCGTCGGCCGCCGCTGCCTCGTCTTCCTCATCCTCCACGCCGACTATGTCCCTGATGCCCTCATCGACTTCCTCGCCAACGAACGCTACAAGTTCGTCGGTGTCGGCATCGACGCCGACGTCGACCGCCTCTCCGACTATCACTTCATCTCCGTCGAAAACACCACCGACCTCCGGGTCCTTGCCGCCGCGATCATGAACCGGCCGGAGTTGAACCAGAAGGGGCTCGCCGGGCTCGCCGGGGATGTGCTCGGGGTGCAGGTGAGGAAGCCCAGAGAGGTGACGATGAGCCGCTGGGATCAAAGGTACCTCACCTTGGACCAGATAAAGTACGCCGCGGTGGATGCCTTCCTGTCCTTCGAGATCGGGAGGAGGCTCGTCGACTTCGACTTCTGA